In the genome of Streptomyces lydicus, the window CACCTCCGGCGCGTACGCGGCGTCCTGGAACAACGAGTCGACCATGTACGTCGAGCTGGAGCTGCTGTTCGCGGAGCACGCACGGCTGCTGCGGCGCGGGGGACGGTACGTCACGATCACCGGCTGCTACAACGACGCCTACGGGCGCGCCTCCCGCGAGGTGTCCCTGATCAACGCGCACTACATCTGTGACATCCATCCCCGTTCGGCGTACTTCCGCGCCATGGCCCGCAACCGGCTCGTCCCCGTGCACGTCCAGGACCTGACCGAGGTGGCGCTGCCGTACTGGGAACTGCGCAGGAAGGCCGACCACTTGGTCACGGGCATCGAGGAGACCTTCCTCAACGCCTACCGCAACGGCAGCTTCCAGTACCTGCTGATCGCCGCCGACCGCGTCTGAGTCACCGCGACCGCCGCCCCTGCGCACACCATGGCCGGACTCGTTCAGCCGACGTGGACGCGGGGGCGTCGGTCGCGGTGGGGTTCGGCCTCGCGCAGGACTTCACGGGTGACGGGTGCGACTTCCCCCTGCCCGAAGAGGAAGAAGCGGAGGAACTGGGCGAAGGGATTGCCCTCGGTCCACTCGAAGTAGATGTGCGGCCGTGCTCCGGTGGCGTCGCGGACGTGCAGCAGCAGCGCGGCCAGCGCGTTGGAGATGGTGGAGCTTTCGAGGGCGAGCACCCGGAAGCGGCCGTGCATGACCTCGCCGCGTACCCGTAGTTCGCTCTCGAACTCGGACGGGTCGCCGACGGTGACCTCGACGAAGATGAAGTCGTCGTCGGCCGGCAGGTCGTTGTCGGTACGGATCTGCTGGAGCTTGTCGCGGTATTCGGACAGATCGCGCTGGTCGGGCTCGTTGGCGATGAAGCGGATCTTGCGGTGGGCGACATCGCGGACGAACCGTTCGGCCGTCTCGTCGAGCACGACGCTGGTCACCCGCAGCTCGAAGGCGCGGGCGAGGCGGGAGAGGAACGACAGCAGGATGATCCCGGCGATGAAGCAGGCACCGATCTTCACCCCGTCGGGGCGCTCGATGACGTTGGCGATGGTGGTGTAGAGGAACACCACGGAGATCACCGCGAAGCCGATCGTCCAGCCCCGCTCGCGGGCGCGCCGTGCGGTGATGGTCACCGCGATCGCGGCGGAGCTGATCAGGACCAGGACGCCGGTGGCGTAGGCGCCGCCCTGGGCGTCCACATCGGCGTCGAAGAGCCAGGTCACCAGGAAGGCGACCAGGGTGAAGACCAGCACCATCGGGCGCACCGCGCGCGCCCAGTGGGGCGCCATGCCGTAGCGCGGCAGGTATTGGGGCATGAGGTTCAGCAGGCCGGCCATGGCCGAGGCGCCGGCGAACCAGAGGATGGCGATGGTGGAGACGTCGTAGACCGTGCCGAAGGCGGAGCCCAGGTACTCGTGGGCCAGATAGGCCAGGGCGCGTCCGTTGGCCGGCCCGCCGGGCCGGAACGCCGGCTCGGGGATGAGCAGGGTCGTGATGAAGCTGGTGATGATGAGGAAGACGCTCATGATCACGGCGGCGGTGGTGAGCAGCTTCTTCGCGCCCCGGATGCGCCCGGTGGGGCGCTCCTCGGTGTCGTCGGGGTCGCCCTCGATATGGGGCATGACGGCCACGCCGGTCTCGAATCCGGACAGGCCCAGCGCCAGCTTCGGGAAGACCAGCAGGGCCACCCCGACCATCGCCAGGGCGCTGCCGTGCTCGGTGGTCAGGGCATGGGACCAGTCGGCGACGACATGGGGCGCGGTGGCCACATGCCACACTCCAGCGACCACCACGACCACGTTGAGCCCCAGGTAGAGGCCCACGAGGACGATCGCCACCCCGATGGCCTCCAGGAAGCCCTTGAGGAACACCGCGCCCAGCAGCGCGATCAGGACCAGCGTGATGACCAGCCGGCCGTTGTGCAGGGCGCTGGTGAGGTGGGGGTTCTCCACCAGGTGGGTGGCGGCGTCGGCCGCCGACAGGGTGATGGTGATCAGGAAGTCGGTGGCGGCGAACCCCAGCAGGGTCAGCACGAACAGCTTGCCCTGCCAGAAGGACAGCAGCCGCTCCAGCATCGCGATCGAGCCCTGGCCGTGCGGGCTCTCCCGGGCCACCCGCCGGTACACCGGCAGCGCGCCGGCCAGCGTCACCAGGACCAGGACGAGGGTGGCGACCGGCGACAGTGCGCCCGCAGCCAGGGCGGCGATGCCCGGCTGATAGCCGAGTGTCGAGAAGTAGTCGACTCCGGTCAGGCACATCACCCGCCACCACCGCTGTCCGCGGTGGGCGCTCTGCGGCCCCGCGTGCGGACCGGGGTGGTGCTTGGCCATGTCGGCCAGGCCCTCCAGCATCCATGCGCGCAGGCGATGCCGCGCTGCGGCCCGGGGAGGAGAACCGGCGGAGGCGGCCATCGTGTGCTCCTGTCGTACCGCGAACGGGGCCGGCCATCGACCGGACGGCCACGTCAGCGTACGTAGGCGGAGCGTCGTGGCCGTGGTGTTCGGCGGTGTGGCGCGTTCGTGTCCCCGGGGGCCAGAAGCGGGCGGCGGGCGTTCAGGCGGGAAGTCCGGCTCCCTGGCGGGCCGGCTTTCCGGTCAGGTGATGCACGTACTCGCGCGCCAGGCGGAATCCCGCGGTCCAGGCGAGGAGCCGGCTGGGGCGGTGGTCGCGGGAGCAGGTCCAGCTCGGGAGGTGGCCGCGGGTGGCGACGTCCCGGCACAGGGCGGTCACACAGGCCAGGGCCAGGCGCTGACGGCGGTGTCCGGGGCCGGTGAAGCAGGCGAGGTCTTCGTACCGGGTGCCGTGGAAGTACGTACAGGCCACGGCGAGGACGTCCGCTTCCCGGAAGGCGCCCCAGCCCAGCCCGGAGGCGGCAAGAGCGGCCGGGAGGCCCCAGCTCGCATGGAGCCACGCCGCGTCCCGGGTGAGGGCGGCCAGCGCCGGGGCGTCCTCGGGGGCCAGCCGACGCACCGTCACCCCGTCCGGGAGGCGCGGCACCGGTACCGGCACCTGGTGCAGATACAGCATCCGCTCCCACGGCACGACCAGGTCGAAGGCGCTGCTCAGGGCGGGCAGAAAGCGGGCGGGGGCCTGCACATGGTGCGCGCCGAAGACGGCGAGGGCGTCGGGGGCCAGGGCGCCCGGGTCGCCGCGGAGCAGGACGTGGCCCGCGCAGGCCACGGCCAGGGCGCGGGGAGCGGTGGCCCGGTCGGCCCACCAGCGGCCGGTGCCGAAGGCCCGTACGTGTTCGGGCAGCGCGGCCGCCCCGGGGGAGCCGGCCGGGAACCAGTCGGTGAGCGGGGGGAGTTGGTCCGGGGCGAGTTCGATCACTGGGTTCCAACCCGTCGGCGGAGGCGGAGGCGGGAGCGGCCACCGGCCGGGGCCGGACCGGCCCTCAGGACCCTAGGAGAGAAGGAGGCGAAGGGGGCGCAGCCTCTCTGGGGAAGGGCGCCGGGTACTCCGAACGGACGCACCAGGACCCCGAGACGTAGGGCAACGGCAACGGCAGGAGAGAGGGCAGGAAGGGCGAAGGAGAAGGACGACACGAGAAGGACGCGGAGTGCAGCGTGTCGCCGGGAGGATCCGCTCGGTGATCCTTCCGGCTGCGGCCTGGATTCCCCGGGGTGGTGTGCCAGAGTGGAGGTGGACGGGCGCCGCGGTCGACGCGCGCGAGAGAGGCGGCCTGTCATGTCCCTACAGCCGGATCGCCTCGGTGCGGTCACCACTCATCCCCGGTCTCCGCCCCGGCGGACCGAGGCGTACGAGGACCTGTTCGCTCAGGCTCCGGTGATCTTCGCTGCGCTGAGCGGCCCCTCCCATCTGCTGCAGGCGGCCAATCCGGCGTTCTTCGAGGCGTTCGGCGGCGGGCCTGCGCAGACCGGCACGCCGATCGGCGAGCTGATTCCGGAGCTGGGCCCGCAGGGTGTGCTGGGCCGGCTCGATGCGGTGTACCGCACCGGCACCACGTTCCGGGCCCGCGGCGCGCGGCTGGTGCTCGGCGCGCCGGGGAGGGAACGGGAGGGGTTCTTCGACTTCACCTACGAGCCCCGCCGGGACGCGGTGGGCGAGGTCGACGGGGTGATCGTGATCGCGGTGGACACCACCGTCCACCACCACGCCCAGCTCCTCGCGGCCGAGCAGCGCATCCTGCTGGAGCAGATAGCCCGCGACGCCCCGCTCGGCAGCATTCTGACCGGCATGGCCCGGGCGATCGAGGACCTGTCGCCGGACTTGATCGTCTCGGTGCTGCTGGCCGATCCCGGCGGCCGGCAGCTGCGGCACGGCACCGGGCCGAGCCTGCCCGCCTTCTACAACGAGGCGATCGACGGGATCCCCATCGGTGCGGACGTGGGCTCGTGCGGCACGGCCGCGTATCTGCGGGTTCCGGTGATCGCCACCGATATCGCCACCGATCACCGGTGGGAGGACTACCGGGAGGTGGCGGCGCGGGCCGGGCTCGCGGCGTGCTGGTCCACTCCGATCCTGGGCACGGACGACCGGCTGCTCGGCACCTTCGCGATGTACCACCGGGCTCCCAAGGCCCCCGAGGAGAAGGACCTGGCCCTCAGTGCCGCGTTCGCCCGTATCGCCGCGCTGGCCATCGAGC includes:
- a CDS encoding APC family permease, encoding MAASAGSPPRAAARHRLRAWMLEGLADMAKHHPGPHAGPQSAHRGQRWWRVMCLTGVDYFSTLGYQPGIAALAAGALSPVATLVLVLVTLAGALPVYRRVARESPHGQGSIAMLERLLSFWQGKLFVLTLLGFAATDFLITITLSAADAATHLVENPHLTSALHNGRLVITLVLIALLGAVFLKGFLEAIGVAIVLVGLYLGLNVVVVVAGVWHVATAPHVVADWSHALTTEHGSALAMVGVALLVFPKLALGLSGFETGVAVMPHIEGDPDDTEERPTGRIRGAKKLLTTAAVIMSVFLIITSFITTLLIPEPAFRPGGPANGRALAYLAHEYLGSAFGTVYDVSTIAILWFAGASAMAGLLNLMPQYLPRYGMAPHWARAVRPMVLVFTLVAFLVTWLFDADVDAQGGAYATGVLVLISSAAIAVTITARRARERGWTIGFAVISVVFLYTTIANVIERPDGVKIGACFIAGIILLSFLSRLARAFELRVTSVVLDETAERFVRDVAHRKIRFIANEPDQRDLSEYRDKLQQIRTDNDLPADDDFIFVEVTVGDPSEFESELRVRGEVMHGRFRVLALESSTISNALAALLLHVRDATGARPHIYFEWTEGNPFAQFLRFFLFGQGEVAPVTREVLREAEPHRDRRPRVHVG
- a CDS encoding GNAT family N-acetyltransferase, translating into MIELAPDQLPPLTDWFPAGSPGAAALPEHVRAFGTGRWWADRATAPRALAVACAGHVLLRGDPGALAPDALAVFGAHHVQAPARFLPALSSAFDLVVPWERMLYLHQVPVPVPRLPDGVTVRRLAPEDAPALAALTRDAAWLHASWGLPAALAASGLGWGAFREADVLAVACTYFHGTRYEDLACFTGPGHRRQRLALACVTALCRDVATRGHLPSWTCSRDHRPSRLLAWTAGFRLAREYVHHLTGKPARQGAGLPA